One genomic segment of Natrialbaceae archaeon AArc-T1-2 includes these proteins:
- a CDS encoding FAD/NAD(P)-binding protein yields MSYASRSGPLECVIVGGGIHGTYLLQRLLEDAGLDREAVTIVDPHERLLDSFRRKARACEMTELRSTFVHHVGTEPFGLEDFAEARGRTDELLPTPGYPRRPSLSLFLDYADYVIDGNDLAALHRQASVETIRPTASDRDDGLVLETSDGPIRTRHAVLAIGHGGRYRRPDWAEGVDGVTHVWDEFDPDARVDETVVVGGGITACQLATCLAEREAVTVLSRHPVERAVTEADPRWINWNHIESHLHRHPSGSRARYETVGAARNDATVPPYLHDRLEAAVDRGDLAVRRGDIGSARTVDGTVRLLLADGGCLVADRVVLATGFAPVFEHPFVERVARNLDLERGYRGMAVLEDETLAWRRIDGGRSRLFVTGALAAGTVGPLAGNVAGARRSADRIAATLETEGDGLEAVSAGEETAGPEPSA; encoded by the coding sequence ATGTCTTACGCTTCCCGCTCCGGGCCACTCGAGTGTGTGATCGTCGGCGGTGGCATCCACGGCACGTACCTGCTCCAGCGACTGCTCGAGGACGCCGGTCTCGATCGTGAGGCGGTTACGATCGTCGACCCACACGAGCGGCTGCTCGACTCGTTCCGCCGGAAGGCACGCGCCTGTGAGATGACCGAACTCCGCTCGACGTTCGTCCACCACGTCGGCACCGAGCCGTTCGGCCTCGAGGACTTCGCCGAGGCACGCGGCCGTACCGACGAGCTCCTGCCGACGCCCGGCTACCCGCGTCGGCCGTCGCTGTCGCTGTTTCTGGACTACGCGGACTACGTGATCGACGGCAACGACCTCGCCGCGTTGCACCGACAGGCGAGCGTCGAGACGATCCGCCCGACCGCGAGCGACCGTGACGACGGGCTCGTCCTCGAGACGAGCGACGGCCCGATCCGTACGCGTCACGCCGTGCTCGCGATCGGCCACGGCGGTCGGTATCGCCGACCCGACTGGGCCGAGGGCGTCGACGGCGTCACCCACGTCTGGGACGAGTTCGATCCCGACGCCCGCGTCGACGAGACAGTCGTCGTCGGCGGCGGGATCACCGCCTGTCAGCTCGCGACCTGCCTGGCAGAGCGAGAGGCCGTGACGGTGCTCTCCCGACATCCCGTCGAGCGTGCGGTCACCGAGGCGGACCCGCGCTGGATCAACTGGAACCACATCGAGTCCCACCTCCATCGCCACCCATCGGGCTCGCGAGCCCGTTACGAGACCGTCGGAGCGGCGCGCAACGACGCCACCGTTCCCCCATATCTCCACGACAGGCTCGAGGCGGCCGTCGACCGTGGCGACCTCGCGGTCCGTCGCGGGGACATCGGGTCTGCACGCACGGTCGACGGCACGGTCCGGCTGCTACTGGCCGACGGCGGCTGTCTCGTCGCCGACCGGGTCGTCCTCGCGACCGGCTTCGCCCCCGTCTTCGAACATCCCTTCGTCGAGCGGGTCGCCCGGAACCTCGACCTCGAGCGAGGCTATCGCGGAATGGCGGTCCTCGAGGACGAGACGCTCGCCTGGCGGCGGATCGACGGCGGCCGGTCACGACTGTTCGTCACCGGGGCGCTCGCGGCGGGGACGGTCGGCCCGCTCGCGGGCAACGTCGCCGGCGCGCGACGGAGTGCGGATCGGATCGCGGCGACGCTCGAGACGGAGGGGGACGGCCTCGAGGCGGTGTCTGCAGGCGAGGAGACGGCCGGACCGGAGCCATCCGCCTGA
- a CDS encoding IS5 family transposase yields MEIDILDFVEQCRDLAKQALGKHAGEPASGGFARWVHVVLHCFRLEEGHSYRETPNRLKYMSEVRDVLGLDQDELPDYSTIYKSFDRLKMWVWRALLRVSAQQHPQSGHVALDSTFFDRHAASSYYRQRSGNSVQTLKVTTLTDVESLAVLDVHISARWKHDTKTGPQVVRRNADDLLSVAADKAFHNWHTKYEFYALGVEPLILQRGSKPLTTGNNTLIRTKGYAQRWMAETSYSTTKRSLGDAVRALGWYRQFREIVLMFAIINIEKLCEPL; encoded by the coding sequence ATGGAAATCGATATCCTCGACTTCGTTGAGCAGTGTCGAGACCTAGCCAAACAAGCGTTGGGGAAGCACGCGGGCGAGCCCGCCAGCGGCGGGTTCGCCCGCTGGGTACATGTCGTTTTGCACTGTTTTCGGCTCGAAGAGGGCCATAGCTACCGTGAAACGCCGAACCGGCTGAAGTACATGTCTGAGGTTCGTGACGTACTTGGCCTCGATCAGGACGAGTTGCCGGATTACAGCACGATCTACAAGTCGTTCGATCGGCTGAAAATGTGGGTGTGGCGGGCGTTGCTGCGCGTTTCAGCGCAGCAACACCCGCAGTCTGGACACGTCGCTCTCGACAGTACGTTCTTCGACCGACACGCTGCATCATCGTATTACCGTCAGCGATCCGGGAATAGCGTGCAGACGCTGAAAGTGACCACATTAACCGATGTAGAGTCTCTTGCAGTTCTTGACGTTCATATCTCAGCCCGGTGGAAACACGATACGAAGACAGGGCCGCAGGTCGTCCGCCGGAACGCGGACGACCTGCTTTCCGTCGCTGCTGACAAAGCCTTCCACAACTGGCACACCAAATACGAGTTCTACGCCCTCGGTGTCGAACCACTGATCTTACAGCGTGGATCGAAACCACTCACGACAGGGAACAACACGCTTATCCGGACAAAAGGCTACGCTCAGCGCTGGATGGCCGAAACGTCGTACTCGACAACGAAGCGCTCGCTCGGCGATGCCGTGCGAGCGCTGGGCTGGTATCGACAGTTCCGTGAAATTGTCCTCATGTTCGCCATCATCAACATAGAAAAGCTCTGTGAGCCACTCTAA
- a CDS encoding SDR family oxidoreductase produces the protein MTLCKTALPALRDGGGTITHLAAASAAEPTPRGAIGNVFRPGIYGLSKLLANEEGERGVRSNCVAPRGVLSDRIESKITARAEREGISEAAVRELRVEELSVSELGTIEEFGDAVVFISSPAASYITGAVLPVDGGWSKRVM, from the coding sequence CTGACGCTGTGTAAGACGGCACTGCCGGCGCTTCGCGACGGTGGCGGTACGATCACCCACCTCGCCGCCGCCTCGGCCGCCGAACCGACGCCCCGTGGCGCTATCGGGAACGTGTTTCGTCCGGGGATCTACGGGCTCTCGAAACTGCTTGCCAACGAGGAAGGTGAACGCGGCGTCAGGTCCAACTGCGTCGCCCCTCGCGGAGTGCTCTCCGATCGGATCGAATCGAAGATCACTGCCCGTGCCGAACGCGAGGGGATAAGCGAGGCGGCGGTCCGCGAGCTGCGCGTCGAGGAGCTGTCGGTTTCCGAGCTGGGAACGATCGAAGAGTTCGGTGACGCGGTCGTATTTATCTCCTCGCCGGCGGCGTCGTACATCACGGGGGCGGTACTCCCCGTCGACGGCGGATGGAGCAAGCGCGTGATGTGA
- the trkA gene encoding Trk system potassium transporter TrkA codes for MRVVVVGAGEVGRSIAANLEGSHDVVVVDRDAETVEELTYSLDVLAIEGDGTELETLREARIEDAELVIACTDDDETNVVICGAAKTGSEAFTIARVRRRTLLETWEGSQGAFGVDFMVCTDLLTAQAIFRISGLPAAQDVDMFAGGLVRMAEFEIGPDSPIADQTVREADRYDSLTFAGIFRGEEMIVARGDTTISPGDRIVVIGSPSSVSGFATDVAEPKGEGTDEVVIIGASEIGYQVAREFEEHGYRPRMIEQDPDRAREVAESLRKTMVMENDATDAGFLEREHVGEADLVVAALDGDEKNLLVSLLARRLGVDRTVAVIENLEYAELFETVGIDVAINPREETAEEIVRFTRADHTEKVAMLEHDRAEVLEIEVTDNSVLAGREIAEATADLPERVVIGAISRGGDLVTPRGTTVIEPGDHVVIFVDAGVLEEVIESI; via the coding sequence ATGCGCGTAGTCGTCGTCGGCGCCGGTGAGGTCGGCCGGTCGATCGCCGCGAACCTCGAGGGCTCTCACGACGTCGTCGTCGTCGATCGGGACGCCGAGACCGTCGAGGAACTCACCTACTCACTCGACGTGCTCGCGATCGAAGGCGACGGCACCGAACTCGAGACGCTGCGGGAAGCCCGTATCGAGGACGCCGAACTCGTAATCGCCTGTACCGACGACGACGAGACGAACGTCGTCATCTGTGGGGCAGCAAAGACCGGCAGCGAGGCGTTCACCATCGCCCGCGTTCGGCGACGAACGCTGCTCGAGACCTGGGAGGGGTCGCAGGGGGCATTCGGCGTCGATTTCATGGTCTGTACGGACCTGTTGACTGCCCAGGCAATCTTTCGGATCTCGGGGCTGCCGGCCGCCCAGGACGTCGACATGTTCGCCGGCGGCCTCGTGCGGATGGCGGAGTTCGAGATCGGCCCGGACAGCCCGATCGCCGACCAGACTGTCCGCGAGGCCGACAGATACGACTCGCTTACCTTCGCCGGCATCTTCCGTGGCGAGGAAATGATCGTCGCCCGTGGTGACACCACGATCAGTCCCGGCGACAGAATCGTCGTCATCGGAAGTCCAAGCTCCGTCAGCGGGTTCGCCACCGACGTCGCCGAACCGAAAGGCGAGGGAACGGACGAGGTCGTCATCATCGGAGCCAGCGAGATCGGCTACCAGGTCGCCCGCGAGTTCGAAGAGCACGGCTACCGACCTCGCATGATCGAACAGGACCCCGACCGTGCCCGCGAAGTCGCCGAGTCGCTTCGAAAAACGATGGTGATGGAAAACGACGCCACCGACGCCGGGTTCTTAGAGCGCGAACACGTCGGCGAGGCAGACCTCGTCGTCGCCGCCTTAGACGGCGACGAGAAGAACCTGCTCGTCTCGCTTCTGGCTCGCCGACTCGGCGTCGATCGCACCGTCGCCGTCATCGAGAACCTCGAGTACGCCGAGCTGTTCGAGACCGTCGGCATCGACGTCGCGATCAATCCCCGCGAGGAGACTGCCGAGGAGATCGTCCGCTTTACCCGCGCCGATCACACGGAGAAAGTCGCCATGCTTGAGCACGACCGCGCGGAGGTCCTCGAGATCGAGGTCACCGACAACAGCGTCCTCGCGGGCCGGGAGATCGCCGAGGCGACCGCCGACCTGCCCGAGCGTGTCGTCATCGGTGCCATCTCCCGCGGCGGCGACCTCGTGACGCCGCGGGGGACGACCGTCATCGAACCCGGCGATCACGTCGTCATCTTCGTCGACGCGGGCGTCCTCGAGGAAGTCATCGAGTCGATCTGA
- a CDS encoding geranylgeranylglycerol-phosphate geranylgeranyltransferase: MALGDTVRGLLELTRPVNSIAAGVLTFIGAYIAGGVTGAPLETTAAVGATVLATSAGNAINDYFDREIDRINRPERAIPRGAVSPRGALAFSLICFVLAVVLALTLPPLAIAIAAVNLLALLAYTELFKGLPGVGNVVVAYLGGSTFLFGGAAVGDVGAAGVLFLLAALSTVTREIVKDVEDLEGDREEGLNTLPIAIGERKALLVGATALVLAVLASPVPYLRGDFGVAYLIVVVPAVALMLYATYESFEDPTTAQNRLKYGMFLAALAFIVGRLAADTTLLV; the protein is encoded by the coding sequence ATGGCGCTGGGGGATACCGTACGCGGATTACTCGAGTTGACGCGGCCGGTGAATTCGATCGCAGCCGGCGTGTTGACGTTCATCGGCGCCTACATCGCCGGCGGGGTCACGGGAGCGCCTCTCGAGACGACCGCAGCGGTCGGGGCGACGGTGCTCGCGACGAGTGCGGGAAACGCGATCAACGACTACTTCGATCGCGAGATCGACCGTATCAACCGGCCCGAGCGGGCGATTCCGCGGGGTGCAGTCAGTCCGCGTGGCGCGCTCGCATTCAGTCTCATCTGCTTTGTGCTTGCAGTCGTGCTTGCGCTTACGTTACCGCCGCTTGCGATCGCTATCGCGGCCGTGAACCTGCTCGCGTTGCTCGCGTACACGGAACTGTTCAAGGGGTTGCCGGGCGTGGGCAACGTCGTCGTCGCCTACCTCGGTGGTAGTACGTTCCTGTTCGGCGGTGCGGCGGTCGGCGACGTCGGGGCTGCAGGCGTGTTATTTCTGCTTGCTGCGCTGTCGACGGTCACGCGTGAGATCGTCAAAGACGTCGAAGACCTCGAGGGAGACCGCGAGGAGGGGCTCAACACCTTGCCGATTGCGATCGGTGAGCGGAAGGCGTTGCTGGTCGGGGCCACGGCGCTGGTCCTCGCGGTGCTTGCGAGTCCGGTGCCGTATCTCCGTGGCGACTTCGGCGTCGCGTACCTGATCGTCGTCGTTCCGGCCGTCGCGCTCATGTTGTATGCCACCTACGAGAGCTTCGAGGATCCGACGACAGCCCAGAATCGACTCAAGTACGGCATGTTTCTCGCGGCGCTTGCGTTCATCGTCGGCCGACTGGCAGCTGATACGACGCTGCTCGTGTAA
- a CDS encoding helicase HerA domain-containing protein, whose translation MSDRREITVGENDDGEPVALPVIRLLTGRGFVTGKSGSGKSNTASVVAEELLEAGYPLLVVDTDGEYYGLKEEYEMLHAGADEECDIQIGPEHADRIATIALEENVPVILDVSGYLEEGVANELLRETARQLFVKEKKLKKPFLLVVEEVHEYIPEGGGVGETGRMLIKIGKRGRKHGLGIVGISQRPADVKKDFITQANWLVWHRLTWDNDTNVVGRIIDSEYAERVSELGDGEAFLQTDWTDGGVRKIQFRRKRTFDAGATPGLEDVDRPDLKSVSDTLVDDLQSISERQQRERSRIEELEAELDERERRIDDLEDELAAARDVSAAAERMADALAQPETVQSQLPDSSDELRRLHEEAVSLEDACEELEAELDAREAELAALEREREELADKLADREDELEARSQRIDALERENERLRARLRTLEDEGEGEDEGEGVSTETDADDAAVRNESDEEIVHGDGDPIEFGYTTVSDDTEKDDATDSDEPSRLEEVLETPGVRNHLERACANSRCSEETAQRVVSTLAREGPLRTEAIATRVDRSPVAVQSLLSELRTESILDRTAERMYALDDDVVASLATDPTDP comes from the coding sequence GTGAGCGACAGACGAGAGATCACCGTCGGGGAGAACGACGACGGCGAGCCGGTGGCGCTGCCTGTCATCCGGTTGCTGACGGGTCGTGGCTTCGTGACCGGAAAGTCGGGGTCCGGAAAGTCGAACACCGCCTCCGTCGTCGCCGAAGAACTCTTAGAAGCCGGCTACCCCCTGCTCGTCGTCGACACCGACGGCGAGTACTACGGGCTCAAAGAGGAGTACGAGATGTTACACGCGGGAGCCGACGAGGAGTGTGACATCCAGATCGGCCCCGAACACGCAGACCGGATCGCGACGATCGCCCTAGAGGAGAACGTCCCCGTTATTCTCGACGTCTCGGGCTACCTCGAGGAGGGGGTCGCAAACGAACTCCTACGTGAGACCGCCCGCCAGCTGTTCGTCAAGGAGAAAAAGCTCAAAAAGCCGTTTCTCCTGGTCGTCGAGGAGGTCCACGAGTACATTCCGGAAGGTGGCGGCGTCGGCGAGACCGGTCGGATGCTGATCAAGATCGGCAAACGCGGACGCAAACACGGGCTGGGGATCGTCGGAATCAGCCAGCGCCCGGCCGACGTCAAGAAAGACTTCATCACCCAGGCGAACTGGCTCGTCTGGCACCGGCTGACCTGGGACAACGACACGAACGTCGTCGGCCGGATCATCGACTCGGAGTACGCCGAGCGCGTCTCCGAACTCGGAGACGGCGAGGCCTTTCTCCAGACCGACTGGACCGACGGCGGCGTCCGCAAGATCCAGTTCCGGCGCAAGCGGACCTTCGACGCCGGCGCGACGCCGGGGCTAGAAGACGTCGACCGGCCCGACCTCAAGTCCGTCTCCGACACCCTCGTCGACGACCTGCAATCGATCAGCGAGCGCCAGCAACGCGAACGGAGCCGAATCGAAGAGCTCGAGGCCGAACTCGACGAACGCGAGCGACGGATCGACGACCTCGAGGACGAACTCGCCGCTGCACGGGACGTCTCGGCGGCCGCCGAACGGATGGCCGACGCGCTGGCCCAGCCCGAGACGGTCCAGTCCCAGCTGCCGGACTCGAGCGACGAACTGCGTCGGCTTCACGAGGAGGCCGTCTCCCTCGAGGACGCCTGCGAGGAACTCGAGGCCGAACTCGACGCGCGCGAGGCCGAACTGGCTGCCCTCGAGCGCGAACGCGAGGAACTCGCCGACAAACTGGCCGACCGGGAAGACGAACTCGAGGCTCGAAGCCAGCGCATCGACGCCCTCGAGCGCGAGAACGAACGGCTGCGGGCGCGGCTTCGCACTCTCGAAGACGAAGGCGAGGGCGAGGACGAGGGTGAGGGCGTGAGCACGGAAACGGACGCCGACGACGCGGCGGTGAGAAACGAAAGCGACGAGGAGATCGTCCACGGCGACGGCGATCCGATCGAGTTCGGCTATACGACCGTCAGCGACGACACCGAAAAGGACGACGCCACAGACAGTGACGAGCCATCCCGACTCGAGGAGGTGCTCGAGACGCCGGGGGTCCGCAACCACCTCGAGCGGGCGTGTGCGAACTCGCGATGCTCCGAGGAGACGGCACAGCGGGTCGTCTCGACGCTCGCGCGCGAGGGTCCGTTACGGACGGAGGCGATCGCGACACGCGTCGATCGGTCGCCGGTCGCCGTCCAGAGCCTGCTGTCGGAACTGCGAACGGAGTCGATCCTCGATCGGACCGCAGAGCGGATGTACGCGCTCGACGACGACGTCGTGGCGTCGCTCGCAACCGATCCGACGGATCCGTAA
- a CDS encoding GNAT family N-acetyltransferase gives MEIREATLEDADRIRAIAHDSLRSSYTDFLPSETIDEAVAQWYDDDALADEIDDENALVLVVEDDGDVVAFSQTELVGDGHTTGRILWLHVDPDRRGDGVGVRLLARTREELLEEGAAEIHGVVLEKNELGNEFYATHGFERAGTREIEVGEERYTENVYVGSDLERTGEWRALETVDANGERLYVSYGEPARGSHAPFYTAYEDEDGTERYGWFCGNCDSFDTAMDAMGRVECNDCGNRRKATRWDASYL, from the coding sequence ATGGAAATCCGCGAGGCTACCCTCGAGGACGCCGACCGAATTCGGGCGATCGCTCACGACTCGCTTCGCTCGTCGTACACCGATTTCCTGCCGTCGGAGACGATCGATGAGGCGGTCGCCCAGTGGTACGACGACGACGCGCTCGCCGACGAGATCGACGACGAGAACGCGCTCGTACTCGTCGTCGAAGATGACGGCGACGTCGTCGCGTTCTCACAGACCGAACTCGTCGGCGACGGCCACACTACCGGGCGGATCCTCTGGTTGCACGTCGATCCGGATCGTCGCGGCGACGGGGTCGGCGTTCGCCTTTTGGCCCGGACCCGCGAGGAGCTGCTCGAGGAGGGAGCCGCGGAGATACACGGCGTCGTCCTGGAAAAAAACGAACTTGGGAACGAGTTTTACGCCACACACGGCTTCGAACGCGCCGGAACGCGCGAGATCGAAGTCGGCGAGGAGCGGTACACGGAGAACGTCTACGTCGGGAGCGACCTCGAGCGAACCGGCGAGTGGCGTGCGCTCGAGACGGTCGACGCCAACGGCGAACGGCTGTACGTCAGCTACGGCGAGCCCGCACGCGGATCGCACGCGCCGTTTTATACGGCCTACGAGGACGAGGACGGCACCGAACGGTACGGCTGGTTCTGTGGCAACTGCGATTCGTTCGACACCGCGATGGACGCGATGGGCCGAGTCGAGTGCAACGACTGCGGGAACAGGCGGAAGGCGACGCGGTGGGACGCGTCGTATCTGTAA
- the msrA gene encoding peptide-methionine (S)-S-oxide reductase MsrA: protein MTEIATFGGGCFWCIEAPFTELDGVESVTSGYAGGHVDDPTYREVCSGTTGHAEVVQVEYAPAEIGYDELLEVFFAVHDPTQLNRQGPDVGTQYRSIVLYHDDEQRELAQAYIEALEEDGGYDDEIVTELQPLEEFWRAEEYHQNYFEKNPRDAYCRMHAQPKVEKVRESFAEKVTTST from the coding sequence ATGACGGAGATCGCGACGTTCGGCGGCGGCTGTTTCTGGTGTATCGAAGCCCCGTTCACGGAACTCGACGGTGTGGAGTCGGTTACGTCGGGGTACGCGGGTGGTCACGTCGACGACCCAACCTACCGCGAGGTGTGTTCGGGCACGACCGGACACGCCGAAGTGGTCCAGGTGGAGTACGCGCCGGCGGAGATCGGATACGACGAGTTGCTCGAGGTGTTCTTCGCGGTTCACGATCCGACACAGCTGAACCGACAGGGGCCGGACGTCGGGACGCAGTATCGTTCGATCGTCCTCTATCACGACGACGAGCAACGGGAGCTGGCGCAGGCGTACATCGAGGCGCTCGAGGAAGACGGCGGGTACGACGACGAGATCGTGACCGAACTGCAGCCCCTCGAGGAGTTCTGGCGAGCGGAGGAGTACCACCAGAACTACTTCGAGAAGAATCCTCGCGATGCGTACTGTCGGATGCACGCACAGCCGAAGGTCGAAAAAGTGCGCGAGAGCTTCGCCGAGAAGGTGACGACGTCGACGTAG
- a CDS encoding phosphoglycerol geranylgeranyltransferase has product MTAPWDDWDHVLKLDPEKELPDGVTYGDICATGTDAIEVGGTTGMTEENMSAVIAACAEHDVPLYQEPSNPSVVVEDDALEGYLIPTVFNAGSPFWITGAHKEWVRIDDDVDWERTTTEAYIVMNPEADVATLTEADCELSADDVASYATVAERMFGQEIVYIEYSGTYGDPEIVRAASEATEESALFYGGGVSNYDSAYEMGRHADVVVVGNLAYDEGIEAIAETVDGAKDA; this is encoded by the coding sequence ATGACTGCGCCCTGGGACGACTGGGACCACGTTCTCAAACTCGATCCCGAGAAGGAGCTTCCCGACGGCGTCACCTACGGCGACATCTGTGCGACCGGGACCGACGCCATCGAGGTCGGCGGCACGACCGGCATGACCGAGGAGAACATGTCCGCAGTGATCGCGGCCTGTGCAGAACACGACGTACCGCTGTACCAGGAACCGTCGAACCCCTCCGTCGTCGTCGAGGACGACGCGCTCGAGGGGTATCTCATTCCAACGGTGTTCAACGCCGGCTCGCCGTTCTGGATCACCGGCGCTCACAAGGAGTGGGTCCGGATCGACGACGACGTCGACTGGGAACGGACGACGACCGAGGCCTACATCGTGATGAACCCCGAGGCCGACGTCGCGACGCTGACCGAGGCCGACTGCGAGCTGTCGGCCGACGACGTCGCGTCCTATGCGACGGTCGCCGAGCGCATGTTCGGCCAGGAGATTGTCTACATCGAGTACTCGGGCACCTACGGCGATCCCGAAATTGTCAGGGCCGCAAGCGAGGCGACCGAGGAGTCGGCGCTTTTCTACGGCGGCGGCGTTTCCAACTACGACTCGGCGTACGAGATGGGCCGTCACGCCGACGTCGTCGTCGTCGGCAACCTCGCCTACGACGAGGGCATCGAGGCGATTGCCGAGACGGTCGACGGCGCGAAAGACGCCTGA
- a CDS encoding DUF7511 domain-containing protein, whose amino-acid sequence MNDTPVGRADDEPTSAEPLELLADDDEWYTLVPVEATGEERLTQWFSVDNDVLCDLEKWR is encoded by the coding sequence GTGAACGACACACCCGTCGGTCGGGCTGACGACGAGCCGACCTCCGCAGAACCGCTCGAGTTACTCGCTGACGACGACGAGTGGTATACCCTCGTCCCGGTCGAAGCGACTGGCGAGGAGCGACTGACCCAGTGGTTCTCGGTCGATAACGACGTGCTCTGTGACCTCGAGAAGTGGCGGTAG
- a CDS encoding RimK family alpha-L-glutamate ligase codes for MPTDRAVRAGVLSLHTSKESKAICNAIEELGHHPEWLRTENTTIRVKKGSVELEPAVDVIANRMLLSNTEQPCEELGLANTLSQLVPTLNEPSATLSATHKLSTAATLAAHDVRVPDVFLALASDRLNAAREEFGEEAVYKTAIGTHGGGTWKVGPQDPINAKVGNRYAFLQELIDHDEKRHRDVRVYVVGGEVVAAMYRYAPDNDWRTNVALGGNVEDATDDIPEEVREMARRSTDAIGLDYAGVDLVEGESGWFVLEVNPTAGFKGLYEATGISPAPYIAKLAIEHAGGEVDDDRVPELARTLDDSTPSVMPSGLPVEDGEPATIGYTEEVVLSGTSGTEGVVAKADTGASRTSIDTRLAADIGAGPIKSITRVKSGTTKTTKSRPVVDVVVGVGGNQHTVTASVEDREHMDYPVILGRDILEHYRVDVGKRVDRDVPDSPEEEERLE; via the coding sequence ATGCCCACCGACCGCGCCGTCCGTGCCGGGGTTTTGAGTCTGCATACGAGCAAGGAATCGAAGGCGATCTGTAACGCGATCGAGGAGCTGGGACATCACCCCGAGTGGCTCCGGACCGAAAACACCACGATACGGGTCAAGAAAGGAAGCGTCGAACTCGAGCCGGCAGTCGACGTGATCGCCAATCGGATGTTGCTCTCGAACACCGAACAGCCCTGTGAGGAACTCGGGCTGGCGAATACCCTCTCACAGCTCGTCCCGACGCTGAACGAGCCGTCGGCGACGCTTTCGGCGACGCACAAGCTCTCGACGGCCGCGACGCTTGCAGCACACGACGTCCGCGTCCCCGACGTCTTTCTCGCACTCGCGTCGGACCGGCTCAACGCGGCCCGCGAGGAGTTCGGCGAGGAGGCAGTCTACAAGACCGCGATCGGTACCCACGGCGGCGGCACCTGGAAGGTCGGTCCCCAGGACCCGATCAACGCGAAGGTCGGCAACCGGTACGCCTTCCTGCAGGAGCTGATCGACCACGACGAAAAGCGCCATCGCGACGTTCGCGTCTACGTCGTCGGTGGTGAGGTCGTCGCCGCGATGTATCGGTACGCTCCCGACAACGACTGGCGGACCAACGTCGCACTCGGCGGTAACGTCGAGGACGCGACCGACGACATTCCGGAGGAAGTCCGAGAGATGGCCCGCCGATCGACCGATGCGATCGGCTTAGACTACGCCGGCGTGGACCTCGTCGAGGGCGAAAGCGGCTGGTTCGTTCTCGAGGTCAACCCCACGGCCGGGTTCAAGGGACTGTACGAGGCGACCGGCATCAGCCCGGCCCCCTACATCGCGAAACTCGCGATCGAGCACGCTGGTGGCGAGGTCGACGACGACCGCGTCCCGGAACTCGCCCGCACGCTCGACGACTCGACGCCGTCTGTGATGCCATCGGGCCTTCCGGTCGAAGACGGAGAGCCAGCGACGATCGGGTACACCGAAGAAGTCGTCCTGTCGGGAACCAGTGGTACGGAAGGCGTCGTCGCGAAGGCAGACACCGGTGCCTCCCGGACGAGCATCGACACCCGCCTCGCCGCGGACATCGGCGCGGGACCGATCAAGTCCATTACGCGCGTCAAATCCGGCACCACCAAGACGACGAAGAGTCGCCCTGTCGTCGACGTCGTCGTCGGCGTCGGGGGCAACCAACACACCGTCACCGCGAGCGTCGAGGATCGGGAACATATGGACTATCCCGTCATCCTCGGGCGGGACATCTTAGAGCATTACCGGGTCGACGTCGGCAAGCGAGTCGACCGCGACGTCCCCGATAGCCCCGAAGAAGAAGAACGCCTCGAGTAA